In Labrus bergylta chromosome 11, fLabBer1.1, whole genome shotgun sequence, one genomic interval encodes:
- the septin4b gene encoding septin 4b isoform X1 codes for MADSDHEAHSSSDEHHSRPASANHSRDHDAEQHSSQSDDSEVENIMHDPNHQGGHDHGHHHHHHHDHDHKHQHQHGLEPVDPDREAEGPDRPHTPSYLRPPVAGRAQSDSGSEPGLPQSSVEFDLPSPVSPTRPKSPWGRYDPYNNNEDQDKEYVGFATLPNQVHRKSVKKGFDFTLMVAGESGLGKSTLVNSLFLTDLYKDRKLLNAEERITQTVEITKHTVDIEEKGVKLKLTIVDTPGFGDAVNNTECWKSVADYIDQQFEQYFRDESGLNRKNIQDNRVHCCLYFISPFGHGLRPLDVEFMKALHEKVNIVPILAKADTLTPSEVKKKKIKIREEIEQYGIKIYQFPDCDSDEDEEFKQQDTELKESIPFAVIGSNTVVEAKGKRVRGRLYPWGIVEVENSAHCDFVKLRNMLVRTHMQDLKDVTRETHYENYRAQCIQSMTRMVVKERNRNKLTRESGTDFPIPVVPGVGDETEKLIREKDEELRRMQEMLQRIQDQMHTQKEAY; via the exons ATGGCGGACAGTGACCACGAGGCTCACTCTTCGTCAGACGAGCATCACTCTCGCCCTGCCTCTGCTAATCACAGTAGGGACCATGACGCTGAACag CACTCAAGCCAATCAGACGACTCAGAAGTGGAGAACATTATGCACGACCCTAACCACCAAGGAGGCCACGACCAcggccaccaccaccaccaccaccatgaCCATGACCACAAGCACCAACACCAACATGGCCTTGAGCCCGTTGATCCAGACAGGGAAGCTGAAGGCCCAGACCGCCCCCATACCCCGTCGTATTTGCGCCCCCCCGTGGCGGGTAGAGCGCAGTCGGATTCAGGTTCTGAGCCCGGTTTACCGCAGAGCAGTGTGGAGTTTGACTTGCCGTCCCCCGTCAGTCCCACCAGACCCAAGAGTCCATGGGGTCGATACGACCCGTACAACAATAATGAG gacCAGGATAAGGAATACGTGGGTTTTGCAACTCTGCCAAACCAGGTACACCGCAAGTCAGTCAAGAAGGGATTTGACTTCACGCTCATGGTGGCAG GGGAGTCTGGCCTGGGAAAGTCCACTTTGGTCAACAGTCTCTTTCTCACAGATCTTTACAAAGATAGGAAGCTGCTCAATGCTGAAG AGCGCATCACACAGACAGTAGAAATCACCAAACACACAGTGGATATAGAGGAGAAAGGTGTCAAACTGAAGCTCACCATTGTGGACACACCAGGCTTTGGGGATGCTGTTAACAACACTGAATG CTGGAAGTCTGTGGCTGACTACATTGACCAGCAGTTTGAGCAGTACTTCAGGGACGAGAGTGGCCTCAACCGCAAGAATATCCAGGACAATCGTGTCCACTGCTGCCTATATTTTATCTCACCATTTGGTCATGG CCTCCGACCTTTGGATGTTGAATTCATGAAAGCTCTCCATGAAAAGGTTAACATCGTCCCCATCTTGGCCAAAGCTGACACGCTCACCCCCAGCGAggtcaagaaaaagaaaataaag ATCCGAGAGGAGATCGAGCAATACGGTATAAAGATCTACCAGTTCCCTGACTGTGActctgatgaagatgaagagttTAAGCAGCAGGACACGGAGCTGAAG GAGAGCATTCCCTTTGCTGTAATCGGCAGCAACACAGTGGTGGAGGCCAAAGGGAAGAGGGTGCGAGGTCGACTTTACCCCTGGGGCATCGTAGAAG TGGAGAACTCGGCACATTGTGATTTTGTGAAGCTGAGGAACATGCTCGTTCGCACGCACATGCAAGACCTGAAGGACGTGACCCGAGAGACTCACTACGAGAACTACAGAGCCCAGTGCATCCAGAGCATGACCCGCATGGTGGTGAAGGAACGCAACCGCAA TAAACTAACCAGGGAGAGCGGCACAGATTTCCCAATCCCCGTAGTGCCAGGAGTTGGAGACGAGACAGAAAAGCTCATCCGAGAGAAAGATGAGGAG TTGAGGCGGATGCAGGAGATGCTGCAGAGGATCCAGGATCAAATGCACACTCAGAAGGAAGCCTATTAA
- the septin4b gene encoding septin 4b isoform X2 produces the protein MADSDHEAHSSSDEHHSRPASANHSRDHDAEQHSSQSDDSEVENIMHDPNHQGGHDHGHHHHHHHDHDHKHQHQHGLEPVDPDREAEGPDRPHTPSYLRPPVAGRAQSDSGSEPGLPQSSVEFDLPSPVSPTRPKSPWGRYDPYNNNEDQDKEYVGFATLPNQVHRKSVKKGFDFTLMVAGESGLGKSTLVNSLFLTDLYKDRKLLNAEERITQTVEITKHTVDIEEKGVKLKLTIVDTPGFGDAVNNTECWKSVADYIDQQFEQYFRDESGLNRKNIQDNRVHCCLYFISPFGHGLRPLDVEFMKALHEKVNIVPILAKADTLTPSEVKKKKIKIREEIEQYGIKIYQFPDCDSDEDEEFKQQDTELKESIPFAVIGSNTVVEAKGKRVRGRLYPWGIVEVENSAHCDFVKLRNMLVRTHMQDLKDVTRETHYENYRAQCIQSMTRMVVKERNRN, from the exons ATGGCGGACAGTGACCACGAGGCTCACTCTTCGTCAGACGAGCATCACTCTCGCCCTGCCTCTGCTAATCACAGTAGGGACCATGACGCTGAACag CACTCAAGCCAATCAGACGACTCAGAAGTGGAGAACATTATGCACGACCCTAACCACCAAGGAGGCCACGACCAcggccaccaccaccaccaccaccatgaCCATGACCACAAGCACCAACACCAACATGGCCTTGAGCCCGTTGATCCAGACAGGGAAGCTGAAGGCCCAGACCGCCCCCATACCCCGTCGTATTTGCGCCCCCCCGTGGCGGGTAGAGCGCAGTCGGATTCAGGTTCTGAGCCCGGTTTACCGCAGAGCAGTGTGGAGTTTGACTTGCCGTCCCCCGTCAGTCCCACCAGACCCAAGAGTCCATGGGGTCGATACGACCCGTACAACAATAATGAG gacCAGGATAAGGAATACGTGGGTTTTGCAACTCTGCCAAACCAGGTACACCGCAAGTCAGTCAAGAAGGGATTTGACTTCACGCTCATGGTGGCAG GGGAGTCTGGCCTGGGAAAGTCCACTTTGGTCAACAGTCTCTTTCTCACAGATCTTTACAAAGATAGGAAGCTGCTCAATGCTGAAG AGCGCATCACACAGACAGTAGAAATCACCAAACACACAGTGGATATAGAGGAGAAAGGTGTCAAACTGAAGCTCACCATTGTGGACACACCAGGCTTTGGGGATGCTGTTAACAACACTGAATG CTGGAAGTCTGTGGCTGACTACATTGACCAGCAGTTTGAGCAGTACTTCAGGGACGAGAGTGGCCTCAACCGCAAGAATATCCAGGACAATCGTGTCCACTGCTGCCTATATTTTATCTCACCATTTGGTCATGG CCTCCGACCTTTGGATGTTGAATTCATGAAAGCTCTCCATGAAAAGGTTAACATCGTCCCCATCTTGGCCAAAGCTGACACGCTCACCCCCAGCGAggtcaagaaaaagaaaataaag ATCCGAGAGGAGATCGAGCAATACGGTATAAAGATCTACCAGTTCCCTGACTGTGActctgatgaagatgaagagttTAAGCAGCAGGACACGGAGCTGAAG GAGAGCATTCCCTTTGCTGTAATCGGCAGCAACACAGTGGTGGAGGCCAAAGGGAAGAGGGTGCGAGGTCGACTTTACCCCTGGGGCATCGTAGAAG TGGAGAACTCGGCACATTGTGATTTTGTGAAGCTGAGGAACATGCTCGTTCGCACGCACATGCAAGACCTGAAGGACGTGACCCGAGAGACTCACTACGAGAACTACAGAGCCCAGTGCATCCAGAGCATGACCCGCATGGTGGTGAAGGAACGCAACCGCAA TTGA
- the septin4b gene encoding septin 4b isoform X3, giving the protein MVVRYPLLGRVCVFVLLAICRMDQDKEYVGFATLPNQVHRKSVKKGFDFTLMVAGESGLGKSTLVNSLFLTDLYKDRKLLNAEERITQTVEITKHTVDIEEKGVKLKLTIVDTPGFGDAVNNTECWKSVADYIDQQFEQYFRDESGLNRKNIQDNRVHCCLYFISPFGHGLRPLDVEFMKALHEKVNIVPILAKADTLTPSEVKKKKIKIREEIEQYGIKIYQFPDCDSDEDEEFKQQDTELKESIPFAVIGSNTVVEAKGKRVRGRLYPWGIVEVENSAHCDFVKLRNMLVRTHMQDLKDVTRETHYENYRAQCIQSMTRMVVKERNRNKLTRESGTDFPIPVVPGVGDETEKLIREKDEELRRMQEMLQRIQDQMHTQKEAY; this is encoded by the exons ATGGTTGTTCGCTATCCTCTACTGGgtcgtgtatgtgtgtttgtcttgttgGCCATCTGCAGAATG gacCAGGATAAGGAATACGTGGGTTTTGCAACTCTGCCAAACCAGGTACACCGCAAGTCAGTCAAGAAGGGATTTGACTTCACGCTCATGGTGGCAG GGGAGTCTGGCCTGGGAAAGTCCACTTTGGTCAACAGTCTCTTTCTCACAGATCTTTACAAAGATAGGAAGCTGCTCAATGCTGAAG AGCGCATCACACAGACAGTAGAAATCACCAAACACACAGTGGATATAGAGGAGAAAGGTGTCAAACTGAAGCTCACCATTGTGGACACACCAGGCTTTGGGGATGCTGTTAACAACACTGAATG CTGGAAGTCTGTGGCTGACTACATTGACCAGCAGTTTGAGCAGTACTTCAGGGACGAGAGTGGCCTCAACCGCAAGAATATCCAGGACAATCGTGTCCACTGCTGCCTATATTTTATCTCACCATTTGGTCATGG CCTCCGACCTTTGGATGTTGAATTCATGAAAGCTCTCCATGAAAAGGTTAACATCGTCCCCATCTTGGCCAAAGCTGACACGCTCACCCCCAGCGAggtcaagaaaaagaaaataaag ATCCGAGAGGAGATCGAGCAATACGGTATAAAGATCTACCAGTTCCCTGACTGTGActctgatgaagatgaagagttTAAGCAGCAGGACACGGAGCTGAAG GAGAGCATTCCCTTTGCTGTAATCGGCAGCAACACAGTGGTGGAGGCCAAAGGGAAGAGGGTGCGAGGTCGACTTTACCCCTGGGGCATCGTAGAAG TGGAGAACTCGGCACATTGTGATTTTGTGAAGCTGAGGAACATGCTCGTTCGCACGCACATGCAAGACCTGAAGGACGTGACCCGAGAGACTCACTACGAGAACTACAGAGCCCAGTGCATCCAGAGCATGACCCGCATGGTGGTGAAGGAACGCAACCGCAA TAAACTAACCAGGGAGAGCGGCACAGATTTCCCAATCCCCGTAGTGCCAGGAGTTGGAGACGAGACAGAAAAGCTCATCCGAGAGAAAGATGAGGAG TTGAGGCGGATGCAGGAGATGCTGCAGAGGATCCAGGATCAAATGCACACTCAGAAGGAAGCCTATTAA
- the mnta gene encoding max-binding protein MNT isoform X2, translated as MSIETLLEAAKFLELQAQQQQKAREDELKEKQRLELLAEQRRSDVNYNTTIHTNHVSKADEFRIECHQAPIPPSLPPPSMPITVIPIPVVTPNPTGSPTQPIATLSPPAAPPPAATLPRSPQPKPDHPPSAPTNNHKVIQNHLQQPQIIAPISNTKLQKQTHPQLVQRYSGSIVSPPQQHALLPQLGPVLQQAPLQNGPISRGSPPDDGRQLDNKKRPGGRAHLKECFETLKKNIPNIDEKKTSNLCVLRSALRYIQTLKRKEKEYEHDMERLAREKIATQQRLAELKNELSQWMDVIEIDRVLRQTVQPEEDQASTSTASEGEDVMDDDLEDETPPRPQTALPSVPQNMKPELHKCATPAQIPTPPPTITTTSTSFITQHISIQHKAPLHQPLLQPLQVSPPLMMPKPAAPHTFTATTSCNPTISSQPLIPTQTQMVTVPSIHPTVIAHASVSHPSVIQAVNHVIHGGGTKHIAHLAPSTTTTSVHLAPAHQPIGHITVHPVAHLGQHLPGLYPQSMAVTQPAVVGHITHTLNHAHPQVNGSAPCQTTTAIVGKQTQMVTHHPQLVGQTVLNPVTMVTMPPFPISTLKLA; from the exons ATGAGCATCGAAACGCTTCTTGAAGCAGCCAAGTTTTTGGAATTGCAAGCCCAGCAACAACAGAAAGCACGTG AGGATGAACTGAAGGAGAAGCAGCGGCTGGAGCTGTTGGCAGAGCAAAGGCGTTCTGATGTGAACTATAACACAACAATCCACACCAACCATGTTTCCAAAGCAGACGAGTTCCGCATTGAGTGCCACCAGGCACCCATACCGCCCTCTCTGCCGCCACCCTCCATGCCCATCACTGTCATACCCATCCCTGTTGTCACCCCCAATCCCACAGGCTCACCCACCCAGCCTATCGCAACACTCTCCCCTCCTGCAGCTCCCCCACCCGCTGCCACTCTGCCACGCTCTCCACAACCCAAACCTGACCACCCGCCCTCTGCGCCAACCAACAACCACAAGGTGATACAGAACCACCTCCAACAGCCGCAAATCATCGCACCGATCAGCAATACTAAACTACAGAAGCAGACGCACCCTCAGCTGGTTCAGCGCTATTCTGGCTCCATCGTCTCACCCCCACAGCAACACGCCTTACTCCCCCAGCTGGGCCCTGTGCTCCAGCAGGCTCCTCTGCAGAACGGCCCCATCAGCCGGGGGAGTCCTCCTGATGACGGCCGCCAGCTAGACAACAAGAAGAGGCCTGGAGG ACGAGCACACTTAAAGGAGTGCTTCGAGACGCTGAAGAAAAACATCCCGAACATAGACGAGAAGAAGACGTCCAATCTGTGTGTGCTGAGAAGTGCACTGAGATACATTCAG ACGCTGAAGCGGAAAGAGAAGGAGTACGAGCACGACATGGAGCGACTGGCCAGAGAGAAGATCGCCACGCAGCAGCGCTTAGCAGAGCTGAAGAATGAGCTGAGCCAATGGATGGATGTGATTGAGATCGACCGTGTGCTCCGTCAGACAGTCCAGCCTGAAGAGGACCAGGCCTCCACCTCCACTGCCTCAG AAGGTGAAGACGTTATGGATGACGACCTTGAAGATGAGACTCCACCTAGACCACAGACTGCCTTACCCTCTGTGCCTCAAAACATGAAACCAGAGCTGCACAAATGTGCAACTCCTGCTCAGATCCCAACCCCACCACCCACCATAACCACCACCTCTACCTCCTTCATCACCCAACACATCTCCATCCAGCACAAAGCCCCTCTGCACCAACCCCTGCTCCAGCCACTGCAAGTGAGCCCTCCACTGATGATGCCCAAGCCTGCAGCCCCTCACACATTCACAGCCACAACATCCTGCAACCCCACCATCTCCTCTCAGCCTCTGATCCCCACCCAGACTCAGATGGTGACTGTGCCGAGCATACACCCCACAGTTATCGCCCACGCTTCCGTGTCCCACCCCTCAGTCATCCAGGCAGTCAACCACGTCATTCACGGAGGGGGTACGAAGCATATCGCTCACCTGGctccctccaccaccaccacctctgtTCACCTAGCCCCTGCACACCAGCCCATTGGTCACATCACAGTGCATCCAGTGGCTCACCTGGGCCAGCATCTACCTGGCCTCTATCCCCAGTCAATGGCTGTCACACAGCCAGCTGTGGTCGGTCACATCACCCACACCCTGAACCACGCCCACCCTCAGGTCAACGGCTCTGCGCCGTgccaaacaaccacagccatAGTTGGCAAGCAGACCCAAATGGTGACCCACCACCCGCAGCTGGTGGGTCAGACGGTGCTCAACCCTGTGACAATGGTGACCATGCCCCCGTTTCCCATCAGCACCCTGAAGCTGGCCTGA
- the mnta gene encoding max-binding protein MNT isoform X1, with protein MSIETLLEAAKFLELQAQQQQKAREDELKEKQRLELLAEQRRSDVNYNTTIHTNHVSKADEFRIECHQAPIPPSLPPPSMPITVIPIPVVTPNPTGSPTQPIATLSPPAAPPPAATLPRSPQPKPDHPPSAPTNNHKVIQNHLQQPQIIAPISNTKLQKQTHPQLVQRYSGSIVSPPQQHALLPQLGPVLQQAPLQNGPISRGSPPDDGRQLDNKKRPGGAGTREVHNKLEKNRRAHLKECFETLKKNIPNIDEKKTSNLCVLRSALRYIQTLKRKEKEYEHDMERLAREKIATQQRLAELKNELSQWMDVIEIDRVLRQTVQPEEDQASTSTASEGEDVMDDDLEDETPPRPQTALPSVPQNMKPELHKCATPAQIPTPPPTITTTSTSFITQHISIQHKAPLHQPLLQPLQVSPPLMMPKPAAPHTFTATTSCNPTISSQPLIPTQTQMVTVPSIHPTVIAHASVSHPSVIQAVNHVIHGGGTKHIAHLAPSTTTTSVHLAPAHQPIGHITVHPVAHLGQHLPGLYPQSMAVTQPAVVGHITHTLNHAHPQVNGSAPCQTTTAIVGKQTQMVTHHPQLVGQTVLNPVTMVTMPPFPISTLKLA; from the exons ATGAGCATCGAAACGCTTCTTGAAGCAGCCAAGTTTTTGGAATTGCAAGCCCAGCAACAACAGAAAGCACGTG AGGATGAACTGAAGGAGAAGCAGCGGCTGGAGCTGTTGGCAGAGCAAAGGCGTTCTGATGTGAACTATAACACAACAATCCACACCAACCATGTTTCCAAAGCAGACGAGTTCCGCATTGAGTGCCACCAGGCACCCATACCGCCCTCTCTGCCGCCACCCTCCATGCCCATCACTGTCATACCCATCCCTGTTGTCACCCCCAATCCCACAGGCTCACCCACCCAGCCTATCGCAACACTCTCCCCTCCTGCAGCTCCCCCACCCGCTGCCACTCTGCCACGCTCTCCACAACCCAAACCTGACCACCCGCCCTCTGCGCCAACCAACAACCACAAGGTGATACAGAACCACCTCCAACAGCCGCAAATCATCGCACCGATCAGCAATACTAAACTACAGAAGCAGACGCACCCTCAGCTGGTTCAGCGCTATTCTGGCTCCATCGTCTCACCCCCACAGCAACACGCCTTACTCCCCCAGCTGGGCCCTGTGCTCCAGCAGGCTCCTCTGCAGAACGGCCCCATCAGCCGGGGGAGTCCTCCTGATGACGGCCGCCAGCTAGACAACAAGAAGAGGCCTGGAGG GGCAGGCACAAGAGAGGTGCATAACAAGCTTGAGAAAAACAG ACGAGCACACTTAAAGGAGTGCTTCGAGACGCTGAAGAAAAACATCCCGAACATAGACGAGAAGAAGACGTCCAATCTGTGTGTGCTGAGAAGTGCACTGAGATACATTCAG ACGCTGAAGCGGAAAGAGAAGGAGTACGAGCACGACATGGAGCGACTGGCCAGAGAGAAGATCGCCACGCAGCAGCGCTTAGCAGAGCTGAAGAATGAGCTGAGCCAATGGATGGATGTGATTGAGATCGACCGTGTGCTCCGTCAGACAGTCCAGCCTGAAGAGGACCAGGCCTCCACCTCCACTGCCTCAG AAGGTGAAGACGTTATGGATGACGACCTTGAAGATGAGACTCCACCTAGACCACAGACTGCCTTACCCTCTGTGCCTCAAAACATGAAACCAGAGCTGCACAAATGTGCAACTCCTGCTCAGATCCCAACCCCACCACCCACCATAACCACCACCTCTACCTCCTTCATCACCCAACACATCTCCATCCAGCACAAAGCCCCTCTGCACCAACCCCTGCTCCAGCCACTGCAAGTGAGCCCTCCACTGATGATGCCCAAGCCTGCAGCCCCTCACACATTCACAGCCACAACATCCTGCAACCCCACCATCTCCTCTCAGCCTCTGATCCCCACCCAGACTCAGATGGTGACTGTGCCGAGCATACACCCCACAGTTATCGCCCACGCTTCCGTGTCCCACCCCTCAGTCATCCAGGCAGTCAACCACGTCATTCACGGAGGGGGTACGAAGCATATCGCTCACCTGGctccctccaccaccaccacctctgtTCACCTAGCCCCTGCACACCAGCCCATTGGTCACATCACAGTGCATCCAGTGGCTCACCTGGGCCAGCATCTACCTGGCCTCTATCCCCAGTCAATGGCTGTCACACAGCCAGCTGTGGTCGGTCACATCACCCACACCCTGAACCACGCCCACCCTCAGGTCAACGGCTCTGCGCCGTgccaaacaaccacagccatAGTTGGCAAGCAGACCCAAATGGTGACCCACCACCCGCAGCTGGTGGGTCAGACGGTGCTCAACCCTGTGACAATGGTGACCATGCCCCCGTTTCCCATCAGCACCCTGAAGCTGGCCTGA
- the septin4b gene encoding septin 4b isoform X4 — MAANSETSDAEDQDKEYVGFATLPNQVHRKSVKKGFDFTLMVAGESGLGKSTLVNSLFLTDLYKDRKLLNAEERITQTVEITKHTVDIEEKGVKLKLTIVDTPGFGDAVNNTECWKSVADYIDQQFEQYFRDESGLNRKNIQDNRVHCCLYFISPFGHGLRPLDVEFMKALHEKVNIVPILAKADTLTPSEVKKKKIKIREEIEQYGIKIYQFPDCDSDEDEEFKQQDTELKESIPFAVIGSNTVVEAKGKRVRGRLYPWGIVEVENSAHCDFVKLRNMLVRTHMQDLKDVTRETHYENYRAQCIQSMTRMVVKERNRNKLTRESGTDFPIPVVPGVGDETEKLIREKDEELRRMQEMLQRIQDQMHTQKEAY; from the exons ATGGCAGCTAATTCAGAAACAAGTGATGCAGAG gacCAGGATAAGGAATACGTGGGTTTTGCAACTCTGCCAAACCAGGTACACCGCAAGTCAGTCAAGAAGGGATTTGACTTCACGCTCATGGTGGCAG GGGAGTCTGGCCTGGGAAAGTCCACTTTGGTCAACAGTCTCTTTCTCACAGATCTTTACAAAGATAGGAAGCTGCTCAATGCTGAAG AGCGCATCACACAGACAGTAGAAATCACCAAACACACAGTGGATATAGAGGAGAAAGGTGTCAAACTGAAGCTCACCATTGTGGACACACCAGGCTTTGGGGATGCTGTTAACAACACTGAATG CTGGAAGTCTGTGGCTGACTACATTGACCAGCAGTTTGAGCAGTACTTCAGGGACGAGAGTGGCCTCAACCGCAAGAATATCCAGGACAATCGTGTCCACTGCTGCCTATATTTTATCTCACCATTTGGTCATGG CCTCCGACCTTTGGATGTTGAATTCATGAAAGCTCTCCATGAAAAGGTTAACATCGTCCCCATCTTGGCCAAAGCTGACACGCTCACCCCCAGCGAggtcaagaaaaagaaaataaag ATCCGAGAGGAGATCGAGCAATACGGTATAAAGATCTACCAGTTCCCTGACTGTGActctgatgaagatgaagagttTAAGCAGCAGGACACGGAGCTGAAG GAGAGCATTCCCTTTGCTGTAATCGGCAGCAACACAGTGGTGGAGGCCAAAGGGAAGAGGGTGCGAGGTCGACTTTACCCCTGGGGCATCGTAGAAG TGGAGAACTCGGCACATTGTGATTTTGTGAAGCTGAGGAACATGCTCGTTCGCACGCACATGCAAGACCTGAAGGACGTGACCCGAGAGACTCACTACGAGAACTACAGAGCCCAGTGCATCCAGAGCATGACCCGCATGGTGGTGAAGGAACGCAACCGCAA TAAACTAACCAGGGAGAGCGGCACAGATTTCCCAATCCCCGTAGTGCCAGGAGTTGGAGACGAGACAGAAAAGCTCATCCGAGAGAAAGATGAGGAG TTGAGGCGGATGCAGGAGATGCTGCAGAGGATCCAGGATCAAATGCACACTCAGAAGGAAGCCTATTAA